The Streptomyces cynarae genome contains a region encoding:
- a CDS encoding HhH-GPD family protein — protein MTAPTTPAPATAPVQTDDTPGSTATGQAPGTVLHGPVIAWFEQHARDLPWRRPEAGPWGVMVSEFMLQQTPVNRVLPVYEQWLTRWPRPADLAKEPPGEAVRAWGRLGYPRRALRLHGAAVAITERHGGDVPTDHAQLLALPGIGEYTAAAVASFAYGQRHPVLDTNVRRVLARAVTGVQYPPNATTAAERRLARELLPDDERTASRWAAASMELGALICTAKNENCHRCPIATQCAWRLAGKPEHDGPPRRGQTYAGTDRQVRGRLLAVLREAVGPVPQSVLDRVWDDPVQRARALDGLVSDGLVEPLPGRLYRLPLT, from the coding sequence ATGACTGCACCCACCACCCCCGCCCCCGCCACCGCCCCCGTCCAGACCGACGACACCCCCGGCTCCACCGCCACCGGCCAAGCCCCCGGCACGGTCCTGCACGGCCCGGTCATCGCCTGGTTCGAGCAGCACGCCCGTGATCTCCCGTGGCGGCGCCCGGAAGCCGGACCCTGGGGCGTGATGGTCAGTGAGTTCATGCTGCAGCAGACGCCGGTCAACCGCGTCCTGCCCGTCTACGAGCAGTGGCTCACCCGCTGGCCCCGCCCGGCCGACCTGGCCAAGGAACCCCCCGGCGAAGCGGTCCGTGCCTGGGGCCGCCTCGGCTACCCCCGCCGCGCCCTCCGCCTGCACGGCGCCGCGGTCGCCATAACGGAACGGCACGGCGGCGACGTCCCCACAGACCACGCCCAACTGCTCGCCCTGCCCGGCATCGGCGAGTACACGGCCGCCGCCGTCGCGTCGTTCGCGTACGGCCAGCGACACCCGGTGCTCGACACCAATGTGCGCCGGGTCCTGGCCCGCGCGGTCACCGGCGTGCAGTACCCGCCCAACGCCACCACCGCCGCCGAGCGCAGGCTCGCCCGCGAATTGCTGCCGGACGACGAGCGCACCGCCTCGCGCTGGGCCGCCGCCTCCATGGAACTGGGCGCGCTGATCTGCACGGCGAAGAACGAGAACTGCCACCGCTGCCCGATCGCCACGCAGTGCGCCTGGCGACTGGCCGGGAAGCCCGAGCACGACGGTCCGCCGCGCCGAGGCCAGACGTACGCGGGCACGGACCGTCAGGTGCGCGGCCGACTGCTGGCCGTGCTGCGGGAGGCCGTGGGCCCGGTGCCGCAGTCGGTGCTCGACCGCGTGTGGGACGACCCGGTCCAGCGCGCCCGCGCCCTGGACGGCCTGGTCTCCGACGGCCTGGTGGAGCCCCTCCCGGGCCGCCTCTACCGCCTGCCCCTCACCTGA
- a CDS encoding SigE family RNA polymerase sigma factor has protein sequence MAHGEVLEFEDYVRTRQDALLRSARRLVPDPTDAQDLLQTALVRTYGRWDGIADKRLADAYLRRVMINTRTEWWRSRKLEEVPTEQLPDASVEDSTEQHAARALLMDVLKVLAPKQRSVVVLRHWEQMSTEETAAALGMSAGTVKSTLHRALARLREELEARDLDARALEREERERCAA, from the coding sequence ATGGCGCACGGCGAGGTGCTCGAGTTCGAAGACTACGTACGCACCCGGCAGGACGCGCTGCTGCGCAGCGCGCGCCGGCTGGTCCCCGACCCGACCGACGCCCAGGACCTGCTGCAGACCGCGCTGGTGCGCACCTACGGCCGCTGGGACGGCATCGCGGACAAGCGACTGGCCGACGCCTACCTGCGCCGCGTCATGATCAACACGCGGACCGAGTGGTGGCGCTCGCGCAAACTGGAGGAGGTCCCCACCGAGCAGCTCCCGGACGCGTCGGTGGAGGACTCCACGGAGCAGCACGCCGCCCGTGCCCTGCTGATGGACGTCCTGAAGGTGCTGGCTCCCAAGCAGCGCAGCGTCGTCGTGCTGCGACACTGGGAGCAGATGTCCACGGAGGAGACGGCCGCCGCCCTCGGCATGTCGGCCGGTACGGTCAAGAGCACGCTGCACCGGGCGCTCGCCCGGCTCCGGGAGGAGCTGGAAGCCCGCGACCTGGACGCACGCGCGCTGGAGCGTGAGGAGCGGGAGCGTTGCGCCGCCTAG
- the cseB gene encoding two-component system response regulator CseB, whose protein sequence is MAEQTHVLFVEDDDVIREATQLALERDGFAVTAMPDGLSGLEAFRARRPDIALLDVMVPGLDGVSLCRRIRDESTVPVIMLSARADSIDVVLGLEAGADDYVTKPFDGAVLVARIRAVLRRFGHASGAGRAAEDTSPGDDGVLTFGDLEVDTEGMEVRRAGQPVALTPTEMRLLLEFSSAPGTVLSRDKLLERVWDYGWGGDTRVVDVHVQRLRTKIGQDRIETVRGFGYKLKA, encoded by the coding sequence ATGGCAGAGCAGACACACGTCCTGTTCGTCGAGGACGACGACGTCATCCGCGAGGCCACCCAGCTCGCGCTGGAGCGCGACGGCTTCGCGGTGACCGCCATGCCCGACGGCCTGTCGGGCTTGGAGGCGTTCCGCGCCCGCCGTCCCGACATCGCCCTGCTGGACGTGATGGTTCCGGGCCTGGACGGGGTCAGCCTGTGCCGGCGCATCCGCGACGAGTCGACCGTGCCGGTGATCATGTTGTCCGCGCGGGCCGACTCGATCGACGTGGTGCTCGGTCTGGAGGCGGGCGCCGACGACTACGTGACCAAGCCCTTCGACGGCGCCGTGCTGGTGGCGCGCATCCGTGCGGTGCTGCGCCGCTTCGGGCACGCGAGCGGCGCCGGCCGGGCGGCCGAGGACACCTCGCCCGGGGACGACGGGGTGCTCACCTTCGGTGACCTGGAGGTCGACACCGAGGGGATGGAGGTCCGGCGGGCCGGGCAGCCGGTGGCCCTGACGCCGACCGAGATGCGCCTGCTGCTCGAGTTCTCGTCGGCGCCCGGCACCGTACTGTCGCGCGACAAGCTGCTGGAGCGCGTGTGGGACTACGGCTGGGGCGGGGACACCCGTGTCGTCGACGTCCATGTGCAGCGGCTGCGCACCAAGATCGGCCAGGACCGGATCGAGACGGTCCGCGGCTTCGGCTACAAGTTGAAGGCGTGA